ATAGACGCGGTGTGTCGGTTTCACTTCAAAAtaccatatcttttgaaccgcttATCGTTTTTGATCATGTGAATAATGTTTCTTGAGTGGAATAATATTTTTAGAGCTGATGGTGAGTTTTATTTTCAGTTTCGGCCGACTTTTTTTACCGTTTTTGCTTCTGCCCCGTCTTGAAAGTCGTGCTTCCGAGCCGATTTTGTAATTTCTGATTGCATATTTGACTTCTTTAGCACGTTTTAACCTTGCAATAAAATTTTGGCTTAATTCTGACAATTTTAGTTTTCACTGTTTTTACCCGGTTTTgccgtttcggtgtaccgttgtgcatgtaaatacttgtgTTGGCTTCCATAGTTTTagtgtacatatttgatttgcttttgaatactatctcatgtttcttcttattcgcttttgttatgttttcactttcaattccgttatccatttccggttcagcttataatgcaataacgcaattccgattgcggtgtcttgttatctctaacgtgtgtgctagtatgcaaggcaacatggaggctctggtcgatgcccgctctcgtgttccgctttatttgcgggacacgacatttatcctctctctgattcgcgtttctacacgcatcctttatcattatacttgcttgtccggatttctgtttcccttgcaggtgtatggtattctttgtgcccgatgcacacgttggcgcgtgatttactttcatcgcgccgactcttgattgcttatgcggattttaatcggagtgctgacatgtttgctgttgcttttgctagctcgctcgcgggatcctagttcactcgctctcttcgctttggtttacggatcatcatccgtttggtattgattccgtttcattttacttttctcgcactttatcgctttctcgcatcatcctttaacatgagaagtaggacctagacatgcatctggccaagccctcgaaagaggctctgtttttgttggtgtgtttacatttgtgctttgcggcagggagtcacggtgtaataagtcctatatggcactccgttaagtcctcatggaaagcatgcggaaagggttagcaatcaacccccgcctagtctcatcgagtctgttcagtatgcgcacgccaCGTGTAGCTTGcttttgaacctgcacaagatcttgttatcgagtatgtcaggaaaagggttcatgcagccggacccccgcctttcctatagctcgcgttgctcgacgttgatgctcggtgtacacacgcaccgttttcctttacgatccgtgacggcttggttgctgagaggggtccgccctcttgtctatggcccgatcattttcgcgaggtctaatgcttggttgacttgggttgagctgctccccttggctatggcgggaccgcttttctaccactcggtcagtaccgttggtttgtttgctttacgagcggatgctcgtttgtgtgctcattgtttgcttcccttttccctcgtaggttgattagtttagtttagactgataccctttgtatgataacattaggtagcaagctttcccccttagcttaggttttcctcatgcatcttttaaaacacaaaccacactctttgattttcttttcttaagagcttgttatttccgctccattcccaagcgtaagcctccaaaggtcgagcagcggagtgtgaatgtaactcgttcacctaaaaaacacaaaacaaacagaaattagttagccgagctacggtagctctgattctgcaaaacagatacgtaggcagcggggtagggcccgtgcgagcacaatcctttcttttccctacattatgcattcattagcgtagatttgttacacacccatagatttagacacatgcgtggataccatcgagtacgatgggcgcgaggggtgctagcaccttcccctcgcgtaactgactcccttaccctttttctctggtcgtgagaccgttgttttgttttgtggtttgctggcattcccttccttttcagggtaaatatattagtggcgactctgttaattttcgcggtagcgacacatgGGAGTGGccgtacttgaactgatcatacaatggcttgtatgtgattttcatatcatcaacaggttcaagtttgtatggggtatcaccctcataaccaacgccaactctcttgtttccagaaacagcatatatcatataagcaagatgacttctgtcaatacttctagataagaactttctaaagctcaagtcatattctttcagaatatggttcagactaggaatggacttttctgagtcagaaggagatccaatatctttggataattttaaaaaattttccttcagttcagaattttccatttccagcttcttagtttcagaatcaaatatctttttcagctttttgtatttgatactaagatgagccttgagttccagaagttctgttaaactggaaactaactcttctctagatagttcagaaaatacctcttcagaatctgattctgatgtagattctgatccatcatcaactgtggccatcagtgcaatgtttgcctgctcgccttcagagtctgattctgatgaatctgaatcatcccaagtagccataagacctttcttcttatgaaacttcttcttgggcttctccttctgaagctttagacactcactcttgtagtgacctggctcattgcactcgaaGCAAGTGagcttcttcttgtcatatcttctgcttccagaagattctcttttttcaagcttcttagaacttttgaagttcttgaacttcctgtgcttgctcttccagagttggtttacccttctggagatcatggacagttcatcttcttcttctgattctgattcttcagaatcttcttcttcagcctgaaaagcgttagtgcattttttataattagattttaatgcaatagacttacctttcttctgaggttcattagcatccagctctatttcatgaatcctcagggcactgatcagctcttccaaagagacttcattcagatcctttgctatcttgaatgcagtcaccattgggccccatcttctaggcaagcttctaatgatcttcttgacatgatcagctttagtatatcccttgtcaagaactcttaatccagcagttaacgtttgaaatcttgagaacattttctcaatgttttcatcatcctccatcttgaaggcttcatatttctggatcaaggcaagagctttggtctccttgacttgggcatttctttcatgagtcattttcaatgattcatatatgtcataggcagtttccctgttagatatcttctcatgttcagcatgagagatagcattcagcaaaacagtcctacacttgtgatgatttttgaattctttcttttgatcatcactcatttcttgtcttgtcagcttaactcctctagctttcactggatgtttgtaaccatccaccagaagatcccataagtcaccatctaaaccaagaaagtaactttcaagtttatctttccaatattcaaagttttcaccaacgaatactggtggtctagtgtaaccattgttaccatttccattgtgttgctcagcggAGCCAGATatagatgtaggtggtggagtttcaaccatcttgacttagtgtttttctcttcttgaatcttttctaaacacggttaagtgcttgcaccttagaaccgacgctctgatgccaattgaaggatagaaaaacacttagaaaggggggggggtttgaataagtgtgactttaaaaactcttaagataaaaacaattgcacaacgatttttatcctggttcattgttaacgaaactactccagtccacccccttagagtgatttacctcacctgaggatttaatccactaatcaaccttgattacaatggttttccacttagataccttctaagtcttctagagtattctgatcacacctttatcactctaggaaccttttacaaattaatgtaaacaaattcttacaagagtattacaatgcttcttaataagctataatcacaactgtgatatttctcttaagtttaagcttaatctcactaagatattacaacagtaatgaagtgaggttgaagatgaagttttgagagcttttcactttgacagcgtttctgtatgtttgtgtAGAGTATtgtgttcagcttctcatcagaacttctatttataggcgttttgagaagatgaccgttgggagcatttaatgcgttgcgtgatccgtacagcattgcatttaatgtttcactcttttgtcaactacctcgagccttgcttttcctgctttaactgactttgcctttaatagcttctaacgttccttttgttagtcagcgtagcctgccatcttgtacttgcttctaatctgatctttgtagatacaacgtttgaatatatcaaagtcaaacagcttggtgcagagcatcttcttgtcttctgactttgaagtgattcaagcgtgataccatgagaacttcagtgcttctgcttctgatcttaagttcttctgatgcttcaatagaccatgttctgattctgcttgaccatcttctgatgtcttgcgagagcatgttctgatgttgcatgctgaaccttctgagtcagtgcttcttgcgctgattttgtgcatactctttatatatttcctgaaatggaaacttcataggattagagtaccacattgtcttaagcaaaattcatatatatattgttatcatcaaaactaagaatattgatcagaataattcttgttctaacaaaatctttttcctattcacacactacatttACTTTCAAACAACTCAaacattcaaaagtgagctaagcaattaagagcccatggatacaaagggtgattacaccttccctttgtataacctaccccccaaactcaatctcttttaaaaggtctttcctgttctttttgcctttccaattggataaaataaaagtcggtggtgactcttgcttaccgcaacatttctttaaagtcagttcaccgtattacagaactagcgactctgctggggatgctttcgattaaaaagaggggttaccttaaagtttagtgtaatacggtgaactgacttttaaagaaaggtcgcggttagcaagagtcgccaccgacttttattttatccaaattaattagaaaggctaaaagaacagaaaaatacctttaaataaaatagggttcggggggtaattatgcaaagggaaggtgtaaggcaccctttgcatccatggttttccatgggctcttaattgctttgctctttttcgttcagaaatgtagaataagtgaatacggactttagctcgtaaatgagcgtagccattttgaaggtttatgagaaagaataagaaaaggattttagccagagcaaggcaattaggagcaattaccttaataatgtagaaaatatttcttttagcctttcaaggtgaaagggtctatccatgccataagagggcaggaagcctttcatttggaggttgaagggtcatcgcgttatcattcgccaaagactgacccatgccatatggaggcaggtagtctaagggaaggaccagaacacccttattcgtaggcaaccagaggatacctcagccttttccgtaggcaactttcgagggtcgaggtcatatagtgtatcgaaggcagcatcattagggtcgtatgacctttatttatcgaggcagcatggctgaggtatccttgtattcgagggacatggcttattctgcaaaaaaacacaaggcaacaggcaacaaggcaacagagaggttaccccaaaagcgtgcgtgggtgtaacaatcacgtgattaaattcagaaaattatcttgtaattaggtgattctaattaattaagacttgcactccctaggattactaaccacgcaataaatattaacagtaataatggggaagggaaattgtaaccagcggaggagaggggaatcgaaaccagcgggatataattaaaagcaaaaggtttaacacaagtaataattggagacagggtttagggttaccaatgttcgTAGCTTTGGAAATttaacaaaccctgaaaattggaaaagaaagaataaacagaggggtgagtgcattatcggttcggaggcgaacattgctaaccctaataaaaaaataagagataaagaaattaagaataaataaatcaaaaggtacttagcttttgcattttgaatttgatctgacatggttggcggacGGAGGATGCCTTGagactaaccctgaaaaggcaaaaaggTAAGGCATAGAAAGGAGTGAGTGTATGCACAGTTCgaaaaatataagggcaaaccctaaaatcaaaaggaaataaaatagactttaagataaattaaatacttagctttgagtctTGATCGGGCGCGTAGTCGAAAGTTATTTgaagagtaaccctgaaaaggcatagaaaaatattcagtgtagggcagaTTCTCGTAAATCCTGATTAGGGTACAAATTGATTaagtttaatatattaaataaaaatcgaaataaataattaaatcggTGAGAATATATTTCcgattaaatatgaataaatattatagaaacaaatatacaaatattaatttgaaatagaaattattattattatagtaataaaaaaaataataataataataaaaacttagCTTTAGCGCGTAGCATTCGTTGCACTGGGTTGGTAAGCGAATTTTGAGAAAAATGATATGTGTagcgtgggaatcgaacccacgcCTTCGTTCCCATCAGTCTTAGCACGCTTCGCTCTACCACTAGGCTGTTGCCAATGTGCTGTTAAGGACATGAATGCTAACCATAATATAGGAAAGAAAGCTgttaatgaaatttaaaataaaaaaccgcGCCCAGGAAGGGTCATCTCCTTCGTTGGTTTTTCTGGAACACAGAAACAATTGGCAACGGTTTTGTTATGTGGCTATACACCTGCAAATCTCGAAAAAAAACTCCATACGGGCATGAACATCAAAGAAGAACACATGGTTACGTTCGTATCATCATCACAAATTCAATGATAGCCCCAATTCGGTCCAATTCCCATTACTTCTAAAAACCCTAACTCAAAGCTTCGAAAACCCTACAATGGTGGATCCTTATATTCACaacgaaaatcaaattaaacatgCAGAAACAAACTAAACATTAACCTGAACACGAATACGCAACCAAAatccatttatgatgcatgatgaattaTAATCGAAGCAAAGAAGAACTAAGCACACCGTGGCTTCACGAACGTGATTCCGGACACGAGGATTGAAGGAGAAGATTGTGATAGCTTCAGAAAACTCCCAGGAACGTATTAGAATCGCTAAGACTCCTTGAATTAGCCTATAATCTTGAATTCgattttgagttttctttgaactTTTTGAACTCGGTTTTGAATGTTCTTGACTGCCAAAAAACCTCCCAATCCTTGTGATTGCTTTCTATACTTATAGTGAAggatttaggttaacaaaaaccaaccaaatctctttgaatcaatcctttgaattttgaataaaaatcaattttgcaACTTTCACTTTTGGTCCaaatttgatttaattcttccaatcatcattaGTACGAATTTAATCACATATCATGTCTAATTTGGTGATTGATTATGGTTGGAAAATAGATTAAATCAAATCCTCTTTATTTTCCTTCTAAAtctttgattaaattgattttttaatgaataaaaattcatataaaatcaaataatcaacaaTAATTCGTGGAAAATAGATATGGAGTCTTGGATATCTTGAGGATCAAGCttgggccataaaaagttgggctcctttgcaaaaaaattcaatttgaggcccttttatttcacatttttcccttaaAATCgatcaactttgacaaggcatatctctctcaatttttaagatatagaggagttctaggactttttagaaaccttagagagtcctctaaccagtgtctttggtctcatgtcaaaattattttccatgctcattttatgtccttttgaaaaaaagtgtctttttgttgacttttgaaaaggacctataatgttttagtccatatctctcaaatgaagcatttttggacttggcatgtgagagacaattttgtagaggatcaaatttccttcaaaatgagctttggatgggaaatttctgatgttccatgtgagagttatggctggtcaaagttcagttgacttttcttatacaaaaccctaatttagaaactttttgaattgttgatttttgatctttccttgatgaaacatgatcaattcttgatcaaatggtgaatgatacttcaatatgaggatcttgaccaaaaatcaggagttttgactttactttggccacagttgacttttaggttaacctagtcgactgttgactttttgaacaattgagtgaccaatcttttgagatgagacttgatatttgctatggagattatgtgagatatattgagccatatgagatgccttggagccattgattcactgtttttccttttaataagccaaaccctaattctctgatctttgcttaggagagtgtgtcttgaagcttcgtgttttgattggaatttgaataggagaaaatgtatgggcaaattttggggtatgacatttaggattcactttaaatgtttgtattgtttgttttatatttgtgggcctgtttgggtttacttgtgtgaaaggtcctaacccggatctgagtaccttaggtaaatggcatgagaccaaggagactgcacagcgtatactgatgtggttgatatggtggccatcattagtgtgacacattggtttgtcctggtgttcattgggatccgacttgaggaaacacttggctgctgcgtggtgtcattaagcgcTAATTttcccctagaaccctagttgaacttgactttggcctactagaaagtagcgagatggctggctttggttccgactgaagttggttgatactcgaagctacactcatatggactggactttcaggacattttcggtcggtgtttcgattgctgaactgaaataagtgccttcgagaaagTTCAAtaatatgagctccctagaacccgatctttatct
The Vicia villosa cultivar HV-30 ecotype Madison, WI linkage group LG6, Vvil1.0, whole genome shotgun sequence genome window above contains:
- the LOC131609012 gene encoding uncharacterized protein LOC131609012, which translates into the protein MVETPPPTSISGSAEQHNGNGNNGYTRPPVFVGENFEYWKDKLESYFLGLDGDLWDLLVDGYKHPVKARGVKLTRQEMSDDQKKEFKNHHKCRTVLLNAISHAEHEKISNRETAYDIYESLKMTHERNAQVKETKALALIQKYEAFKMEDDENIEKMFSRFQTLTAGLRVLDKGYTKADHVKKIIRSLPRRWGPMVTAFKIAKDLNEVSLEELISALRIHEIELDANEPQKKGKSIALKSNYKKCTNAFQAEEEDSEESESEEEDELSMISRRVNQLWKSKHRKFKNFKSSKKLEKRESSGSRRYDKKKLTCFECNEPGHYKSECLKLQKEKPKKKFHKKKGLMATWDDSDSSESDSEGEQANIALMATVDDGSESTSESDSEEVFSELSREELVSSLTELLELKAHLSIKYKKLKKIFDSETKKLEMENSELKENFLKLSKDIGSPSDSEKSIPSLNHILKEYDLSFRKFLSRSIDRSHLAYMIYAVSGNKRVGVGYEGDTPYKLEPVDDMKITYKPLYDQFKYGHSHVSLPRKLTESPLIYLP